The Thermodesulfovibrionales bacterium genome contains the following window.
TTCGGGACCCACACCTTACCCTTATCGATGATATGCTCAACCTCCCATCCCCTCTTATGAAGCTCACGCGAAATCCACTTCCGGTGGCACTTCCAGGGAAACCGTTCGGAACAGACGATCACCGAAGGTCGCAATTGAGCAAGAGCCTCGAGCCTGCCTATCCCTTCCACGAAAGCGTCGGTAAGGGTATAGGCGATATAGCCCCCCTTCCTGAAACCGCCGAGTTCCTTGCCGAGGAAATGATACTCGATCCCTTCGCTCCTCAGGAGATCTTCGAGATTAGCCTTGCTGAAAACAGCGATCTTGGACTTCGGAGAACTTCTCACGTCCACGAGGGCCTCGATGCCGTACGACAAGAGTATCTCGACAAAATCCTCTTCGCTTCTCAGGTCGGTCCCCAGGGTGAATATCCTCTTCACTACCCCAGGAGCGTCGGCGAGGCTAACTGCTGATTTCGCCGTCAACGGACGGGGCGCATCTCCCGTAGACTTCATCGAGGATCTCTTTTGCGCCGCGTGAAAGAATATCTTCGGCCAGGGCGATACCGAGGGCCGCTGCCTGTTCCGAGCTCCCTTCGATATGACCCTTTACGATCCTGTCTCCGGTGACGCTCCCCACAAGTCCGTCCATGACGATCTTTCCGTCAATGAGCCGCGCATGCGCTGCGATCGGAACCTGGCATCCGCCTTCGAGTCTCTTGAGAAGTGCCCTCTCAGCCCTGACGCAGGTAGAGGTTTCCCCATGATTCAGCGGCGCGACGAGCTTGTTGATGAACTCGTCGTTCACCCTGCATTCGATGCCGATCGCCCCCTGACCTATGGCGGGAAGACTTATCTCCGGGCTTAGTACCTCTGTTATCCGTTCGGCCCATCCGAGCCTCTTCACACCGGCGGCCGCTAGGATTATGGCATCGAACTGTCCTTCATCGAGTTTCCGCAGCCTCGTGTCTAGGTTCCCTCTCAACTGGGCTATCTTCAGGTCGGGCCTTCTGCTCAAAAGCTGGCATGACCTTCTCAGGCTGCTTGTCCCGATCGTCGCCCCCTGCGGAAGATCGTCAAACCTCTTTATTCTCTTCGGACCCCCGGCTGTTATGAAGGCATCCCTCGGGTCTTCTCTCTTGCAGATAACCGGAAGATACAAGCCTTCTGGAAAGTCCGTGGGCACGTCCTTCATGCTGTGGACCGCCAGGTCGGCGCCACCGTCGAGCAGCGCCTCCTCAATCTCTTTGACAAAGAGCCCCTTGCCGCCGACCTTTGCGAGCGGGACATCAAGGATCTTGTCCCCCGTCGTCTTTATCTTGTTCAGTTCAACCGAAAGCCCCGGCGTCATCCGTTCGAGTTCCGCCTTTACCCACTCCGCCTGCCAGAGCGCGAGCTTGCTGCCCCGGGTCCCTATGACTACTCTCTTCTTTTCCATCGCGTTGCTAGGGCTTATTCCTCCTCTCCGTTTATTCCGTAAAGTCTCTTGATCGTCGCGACGAGCATGTCCTTGTCCTCGGCGTCCTCCTTAAGGGCTACCGTTGGGGGATGAATCAGTTTATTCGTGATGGCTGAGGCCAGATATTCCACCGCCTTGCGCTCCTTCTCGCTCAGTTCGGGGAACTTATTCACGAACCGTTCCAGCTCCTCCCTCTTGATCGCCTCCGCCTTGTTCCTGAGCGCCACCACCGTAGGAACGGAATCGAGGGACGATATCCATTTATTGAAGGCCTCGATCTCTTCCGTGATGATTACCTCGGCCTTCTCCGCCTCCTTCTTCCGTTCGAGGATGTTCGCATCGACCGTGCCCTGGAGGTCATCGACATCGTAGAGATACACGTTATCGAGGTCGTTAATCCCCGGGTCGATGTTGCGCGGCACGGAGATATCGATGATGAAGACCGGCCGCTGTTTCCTCTCCTTCATCACGCGCTGCATCTCTTCCTTGTGGAGCACATACGTCGGCGCGCCGGTAGAGCAGATGATGATGTCGGAATGCACCATCTCCTTCAGGAAGTCGTCAAACTTCACCGCCCTTCCGGCAAATTCAGAGGCGAGTTCGCATCCCCTCTCAAAGGTCCTGTTGACAACAGCAACGTCTCTTACCCCGCAGTTGACCATATGCCGTGCAGCCAGTTCCGCCATCTCTCCGGCGCCGAGGAGCATGAAGGATTTTTCAGGGAGGTCGGTGAATATCTTCCGGGCAAGTTCGACCGCAGCAAAGCTTATCGAGACCGCATTTTCGGCGATCTTTGTCTCCGTCCTTACCCGCTTCGCCACGGAGATAGCCTTCTTCATGAGCCTGTTGAGGAGGATGCCCGTCGTCTTTTTTTGGAGGGCGAAGTCAAAGGCATCCTTCAGTTGTCCGAGTATCTGGGGTTCCCCGACGACCATCGAATCGAGGCTTGAAGAAACCCTGAATACGTGTCTCACCGCATCGCTGCCGTGATACACATAGAGAGATCTCTTCAGCGCATCCCTGTCTATGCCGTGGAACTCGGAGAGAAAGGCGCAGATCGTCTCGAAGGAACTCTCGGTATCCTTCACGTCCGCGTACATCTCGACCCTGTTGCAGGTCGAAAGGACGATCGCCTCATCAACCCCCCGGAGTTCCCGGAGTTTCAGCAGTCCCTCCTCCAGTTTCGGCCCGTTGAAGGCGAGCCTTTCCCGGACATCGACATCAGCGGTCTTGTGGTTCAAGCCGACAACGATGATCTTCATACAAACGCGTGGAGACCCTTCAGGAGCAGGTTCACGCCGAAGAAGGTAAAGATCACGCTGATGAAGCCGACGATCGAGAGGATCGCAGCCTTCCTCCCCCTCCATCCCGCGGTCAATCGCACATGAAGCACCAGGGCATAGATAAACCATGTCACGAGCGACCAGACCTCCTTCGGGTCCCAT
Protein-coding sequences here:
- the hemA gene encoding glutamyl-tRNA reductase; translated protein: MKIIVVGLNHKTADVDVRERLAFNGPKLEEGLLKLRELRGVDEAIVLSTCNRVEMYADVKDTESSFETICAFLSEFHGIDRDALKRSLYVYHGSDAVRHVFRVSSSLDSMVVGEPQILGQLKDAFDFALQKKTTGILLNRLMKKAISVAKRVRTETKIAENAVSISFAAVELARKIFTDLPEKSFMLLGAGEMAELAARHMVNCGVRDVAVVNRTFERGCELASEFAGRAVKFDDFLKEMVHSDIIICSTGAPTYVLHKEEMQRVMKERKQRPVFIIDISVPRNIDPGINDLDNVYLYDVDDLQGTVDANILERKKEAEKAEVIITEEIEAFNKWISSLDSVPTVVALRNKAEAIKREELERFVNKFPELSEKERKAVEYLASAITNKLIHPPTVALKEDAEDKDMLVATIKRLYGINGEEE
- the hemC gene encoding hydroxymethylbilane synthase gives rise to the protein MEKKRVVIGTRGSKLALWQAEWVKAELERMTPGLSVELNKIKTTGDKILDVPLAKVGGKGLFVKEIEEALLDGGADLAVHSMKDVPTDFPEGLYLPVICKREDPRDAFITAGGPKRIKRFDDLPQGATIGTSSLRRSCQLLSRRPDLKIAQLRGNLDTRLRKLDEGQFDAIILAAAGVKRLGWAERITEVLSPEISLPAIGQGAIGIECRVNDEFINKLVAPLNHGETSTCVRAERALLKRLEGGCQVPIAAHARLIDGKIVMDGLVGSVTGDRIVKGHIEGSSEQAAALGIALAEDILSRGAKEILDEVYGRCAPSVDGEISS
- a CDS encoding DUF488 domain-containing protein, whose amino-acid sequence is MTAKSAVSLADAPGVVKRIFTLGTDLRSEEDFVEILLSYGIEALVDVRSSPKSKIAVFSKANLEDLLRSEGIEYHFLGKELGGFRKGGYIAYTLTDAFVEGIGRLEALAQLRPSVIVCSERFPWKCHRKWISRELHKRGWEVEHIIDKGKVWVPK